Proteins from a genomic interval of Mesobacillus sp. S13:
- a CDS encoding DUF2711 family protein gives MEERRVLSKPDRYAICAREDESIKEFYKGIFEEVYIFFHPFIKPVSMDADLFYTDEKVDKDQMIHHCEKVSWKQFMELSGLNSYDEIDIGLRTRILGLKKEFQVKKLGKVIDTICEQHQLIPPDEGFLPELIINDLLAAIKKENYDWIWVGDEFCTERKLEYIDDLISQDTLTRHNLFTHDQSILITTHWDSHFSMICCDSKEKLKNIIKTCNLEGFYCDEKTEIYWSVRNGSK, from the coding sequence ATGGAAGAGAGAAGAGTTCTCTCAAAACCTGATCGTTATGCTATTTGTGCAAGGGAAGACGAGTCCATAAAGGAATTTTATAAGGGTATATTTGAGGAAGTTTATATCTTTTTCCATCCATTCATCAAACCAGTGTCCATGGATGCCGACCTTTTTTATACTGATGAGAAAGTGGATAAAGATCAAATGATCCATCATTGTGAAAAGGTTTCCTGGAAACAGTTCATGGAACTCAGCGGGTTAAACAGTTATGACGAAATCGATATCGGTCTGCGAACCAGGATTCTCGGATTAAAGAAAGAGTTTCAGGTTAAAAAACTGGGAAAAGTGATTGATACCATCTGTGAACAGCACCAACTCATCCCTCCAGACGAAGGATTCTTGCCAGAACTTATCATCAATGACCTCTTAGCAGCAATCAAAAAAGAAAACTACGATTGGATCTGGGTAGGCGATGAATTCTGCACCGAAAGAAAACTAGAATATATCGATGACCTCATCAGCCAGGATACATTAACAAGACATAATCTCTTCACACATGATCAATCCATCCTGATCACCACCCATTGGGACAGCCATTTCTCCATGATTTGTTGTGACTCCAAGGAGAAGCTTAAGAACATCATCAAAACATGCAACCTTGAGGGCTTTTACTGCGATGAGAAGACAGAGATCTATTGGAGTGTGCGGAATGGGAGTAAGTAG
- a CDS encoding proline dehydrogenase family protein translates to MALSKNQLLNASAKKWGFKLGAGKVVAGTDTDGMVQSVKNLNSNGISATVDHLGEFVRYEHEAIEAKENVLKTLEAIKQSGVDAHLSIKLTQLGLDVDQDFCLKNIQDIMKTANHYGIFVNIDMEDYSHLQMTFDIVEELRYEYDNIGTVIQAYLYRSENDLDRLKHTRLRLVKGAYKENEQVSLQRKEEIDANYLKLIKKRLLHPGFTSIATHDHHIINAVKQFVIENNIPKDKFEFQMLYGFRTGMQLELVEEGYSFCTYVPYGHDWYGYFMRRLAERPQNLNLVLKGLVAK, encoded by the coding sequence ATGGCGTTGTCAAAAAATCAGTTATTAAATGCTAGTGCAAAAAAATGGGGATTCAAGCTCGGGGCAGGTAAGGTTGTTGCAGGAACGGATACAGACGGAATGGTCCAATCAGTGAAGAATTTAAACTCTAATGGTATTAGCGCTACCGTAGACCATCTAGGTGAATTTGTGCGTTATGAGCATGAAGCAATAGAAGCCAAAGAGAATGTCCTAAAAACATTGGAAGCCATTAAACAATCGGGCGTAGACGCACATTTATCGATTAAATTAACACAGCTCGGCTTAGATGTGGATCAAGACTTTTGCCTGAAAAATATCCAGGATATCATGAAAACAGCAAACCATTACGGAATATTTGTAAATATAGATATGGAAGATTACAGTCATCTCCAAATGACGTTTGATATAGTAGAAGAGTTGCGTTACGAATACGATAACATCGGAACTGTTATTCAGGCATACCTATACCGTTCAGAAAACGATCTTGATAGGTTGAAGCATACACGCTTACGTCTCGTAAAAGGCGCATATAAAGAAAATGAACAAGTATCCCTGCAGAGAAAAGAAGAAATAGATGCGAATTACTTGAAACTGATCAAGAAAAGATTGCTGCATCCAGGTTTCACATCGATCGCGACACATGATCATCATATTATAAATGCAGTGAAACAATTTGTGATCGAAAATAATATTCCGAAAGATAAGTTTGAATTCCAAATGCTCTATGGTTTCCGAACCGGTATGCAGCTGGAACTAGTAGAAGAAGGATATTCCTTCTGTACCTACGTTCCATATGGGCATGATTGGTATGGTTATTTCATGAGAAGACTGGCAGAACGACCGCAAAATTTGAATTTGGTTTTGAAGGGCTTAGTGGCGAAATAG
- a CDS encoding DNA/RNA non-specific endonuclease gives MKKKINYLMLLLTTILIVGCTSVDDPSVTDGKKESQEVTTVNTNEDTEKEEPTNSVDDEPAEEETPTQPNNELFQGYKLIEVDGGDLSGYREPNVVVDIGFGDREYWAFTNEYGQLVRVIADEIILQDDRNEPVLSSGRYYSDEAKVPGVVSDVLDEGHVIADSLGGVSNAYNITPQDSALNRHGDQAYMEDVIRKAGGATHFEAIITYPNNQTQIPSSYKYTYTIMGNKIVDEFDNANPEVVNESTGSTVSEPSDSTSSNTNSDISSVDTNGNGQVTIKEAKAAGFSMPITSDHWLYQYMDDRDNDGMVGE, from the coding sequence ATGAAAAAGAAAATAAATTATTTAATGTTACTTTTAACAACCATTCTTATTGTTGGTTGTACCAGCGTAGATGATCCATCCGTAACAGATGGAAAAAAAGAGTCACAAGAAGTGACTACAGTTAACACAAATGAAGATACTGAAAAAGAAGAACCGACCAATAGTGTGGATGATGAACCAGCAGAAGAGGAAACACCAACCCAACCCAATAATGAATTGTTTCAAGGATACAAACTTATTGAAGTGGATGGCGGTGATTTGTCTGGATATCGTGAACCAAATGTCGTCGTTGACATTGGTTTTGGAGACAGGGAATATTGGGCATTTACCAATGAATACGGGCAACTAGTACGTGTCATAGCTGACGAAATCATTCTCCAAGATGACCGTAACGAACCTGTATTATCTTCTGGCAGATACTACTCTGATGAAGCAAAGGTTCCCGGTGTCGTAAGTGACGTTTTAGATGAAGGACATGTGATTGCTGATTCTCTTGGAGGGGTATCGAATGCTTATAATATTACCCCTCAAGATAGTGCACTCAACCGACATGGTGATCAAGCTTATATGGAAGATGTGATCCGTAAAGCAGGCGGAGCCACTCATTTTGAAGCAATCATCACATATCCGAACAATCAAACGCAGATTCCTTCAAGCTATAAGTATACTTATACAATAATGGGTAACAAAATCGTTGATGAATTTGACAATGCGAATCCTGAGGTAGTAAATGAATCAACCGGTTCAACAGTAAGTGAGCCTTCCGATTCAACTAGTTCAAACACAAACAGTGATATCTCAAGCGTTGATACAAACGGAAATGGACAGGTGACGATTAAAGAAGCAAAAGCCGCAGGTTTCAGCATGCCAATCACGAGTGATCATTGGTTATACCAATATATGGACGATCGTGATAACGACGGTATGGTTGGTGAGTAA
- a CDS encoding GNAT family N-acetyltransferase, with the protein MLTVEIRRPKPEDREKLNDFFRTVITDTFIQEGIGDQLDDLNEEIKGKRRYLESDYLSNGENRYFLIAFQGDKIIGSIEYGPANEIIRKCAKNSYDHLLEVGTVFVHPDYQRNGVGNLLLKAMYDTLHQRGIEEFWLDSGYKRAQSIWKKKFGEPEILLKNYWGEDFDHMIWRVRVSEVKHTAPGGNR; encoded by the coding sequence ATGCTTACTGTAGAGATTAGAAGGCCGAAACCTGAGGATAGAGAGAAGTTGAATGATTTTTTTAGAACGGTGATTACCGATACGTTTATTCAAGAAGGTATTGGGGATCAATTGGATGATCTGAATGAAGAGATCAAAGGGAAAAGAAGATACTTAGAAAGTGATTATCTAAGCAATGGTGAAAACCGGTATTTTCTAATTGCTTTCCAAGGTGACAAAATCATTGGCTCTATTGAATATGGCCCAGCAAATGAAATCATAAGGAAATGTGCAAAGAATTCTTATGATCATCTTTTGGAGGTAGGCACAGTATTCGTTCATCCTGATTACCAAAGGAATGGAGTAGGGAACCTACTTTTGAAGGCAATGTATGACACCTTGCATCAAAGAGGGATTGAAGAATTTTGGTTGGATAGTGGGTATAAAAGGGCCCAATCCATCTGGAAAAAGAAATTTGGAGAACCAGAGATCTTATTAAAGAATTATTGGGGTGAAGACTTTGATCATATGATTTGGAGAGTGAGGGTCAGCGAAGTAAAACACACAGCTCCAGGTGGAAATCGATGA
- a CDS encoding helix-turn-helix domain-containing protein has translation MKKEQTIIVGKILKALRKNLLLSQEDLADFSHKDRNTISDLERDQYNPSLDTIFRLAAVLEMKPSQLVNKIEEVEENAEYINVLLREIEEIKIINKKNKRSQ, from the coding sequence TTGAAAAAAGAACAGACCATTATTGTTGGCAAAATCCTAAAAGCGCTACGAAAAAATCTACTGCTTAGTCAAGAAGATTTAGCAGACTTTAGCCACAAAGACCGGAATACAATCAGTGACCTTGAAAGAGATCAGTACAATCCCTCGCTTGATACCATCTTTAGATTAGCCGCTGTACTAGAAATGAAGCCATCACAATTAGTAAATAAAATAGAAGAAGTAGAAGAAAACGCGGAATACATTAATGTCTTGCTTAGGGAAATAGAAGAGATAAAGATCATTAATAAAAAAAACAAAAGGTCCCAATAG
- the trhA gene encoding PAQR family membrane homeostasis protein TrhA, whose protein sequence is MANVHIFTKREEIANAIIHGIGGLLSIAALVILIVFASLYGTAWHVVSFTLFGVTMVLLYTSSTLVHSFPPGKAKDVFEVMDHSSIYFFIAGTYTPFLFIAVKGALGWTLFGIVWGLSIAGTVFKSLFVKRFLHTSTVLYVVMGWLIVFAWGPLTQNVSTQGLVFLVIGGVLYTVGAIFYVWRGFHYHHAIWHVFVLAGSIMHFFAVLSLLP, encoded by the coding sequence ATGGCCAATGTACATATTTTTACGAAGAGAGAAGAAATCGCCAACGCAATCATCCATGGAATTGGGGGACTTTTAAGCATCGCAGCCCTCGTCATCCTGATCGTATTTGCGTCCCTGTACGGCACAGCATGGCATGTCGTGAGTTTCACCTTGTTCGGGGTGACCATGGTTCTTTTATATACATCCTCAACCCTCGTCCACAGCTTTCCGCCCGGAAAAGCAAAGGACGTCTTTGAAGTCATGGACCACTCATCCATCTATTTCTTCATTGCCGGTACCTACACACCATTCCTGTTCATCGCCGTCAAAGGAGCATTAGGATGGACGCTGTTCGGAATCGTCTGGGGACTTTCCATAGCAGGAACTGTATTCAAATCATTGTTCGTCAAACGCTTCCTGCACACCTCCACCGTGTTATATGTCGTCATGGGCTGGCTGATCGTATTCGCCTGGGGTCCACTGACACAGAATGTATCAACACAAGGATTGGTATTCCTCGTGATTGGAGGAGTCCTGTATACAGTCGGAGCCATCTTTTACGTCTGGCGCGGGTTCCATTACCACCATGCGATATGGCATGTGTTTGTATTGGCCGGATCGATCATGCATTTCTTTGCGGTGTTGAGTTTGCTGCCTTGA
- a CDS encoding ABC transporter permease: MRAYWQLTLAQLRIFARNKQVLFFTLLFPIILMLALGTFAGNDSNLSLTVGLIDEDQTVASKELTDRFYINEGLVVKKFKDDKSGKEALKNGDIQLFMEIPKGYEVKLEDQKESSTLPVYYNEKNLTTSELGLTVVNGIIDQYSKDLTDYKPVVTIEKVGIKALTIRYVDFLVPGIVAMMIMSNNMNGVAGQISAWRERGILRRMQGTRLKASTFIAAQITARLLLNGTQALLVVLIAHFVFSIHVAGSWLALIFFIILGTLAFMALGFIIAGIAKNPESAGPIAGFITFPMLFLGGVFFPINNMPDIIQPIVKILPIAHLSSALRETMNLGTPFLQLGTETLILGGWLIGGFIVASYVFKWE, from the coding sequence ATGAGGGCTTATTGGCAATTAACGCTCGCACAATTACGGATTTTTGCACGAAACAAACAGGTTTTGTTCTTCACTTTGCTTTTTCCGATCATCCTGATGCTGGCCCTTGGAACTTTTGCCGGAAATGACAGCAATCTATCTCTAACAGTAGGACTGATCGACGAGGATCAAACAGTTGCTTCAAAGGAATTAACCGATCGTTTTTACATAAACGAGGGGCTTGTGGTGAAAAAGTTCAAAGATGATAAAAGTGGGAAAGAAGCTTTGAAAAATGGAGACATCCAGCTGTTCATGGAAATTCCAAAAGGATACGAAGTGAAACTGGAGGACCAGAAAGAGTCTTCAACACTTCCTGTCTATTATAATGAAAAAAACCTCACAACCTCAGAGCTCGGCCTAACTGTTGTGAATGGAATCATTGATCAATACAGCAAGGACCTTACCGACTACAAGCCTGTCGTAACGATTGAAAAAGTGGGAATCAAAGCACTGACCATCCGTTATGTTGACTTCCTTGTTCCAGGAATCGTCGCCATGATGATTATGAGCAACAACATGAACGGAGTCGCCGGCCAAATCTCCGCCTGGCGTGAAAGAGGAATTTTGCGAAGAATGCAAGGAACGAGACTGAAAGCCAGCACCTTCATCGCCGCACAAATCACCGCCCGCCTGCTGCTCAACGGAACCCAGGCGCTGCTCGTCGTTCTGATCGCCCATTTTGTCTTTAGTATTCATGTCGCTGGATCCTGGCTTGCCTTGATTTTCTTCATCATCCTTGGCACACTAGCTTTCATGGCACTCGGATTCATTATCGCCGGAATCGCGAAAAATCCAGAAAGCGCCGGCCCGATTGCAGGATTCATTACCTTCCCGATGCTGTTTCTTGGAGGAGTGTTCTTCCCGATTAATAATATGCCCGACATCATCCAGCCAATCGTGAAAATCCTGCCAATCGCCCATTTGAGTTCCGCCTTGAGAGAGACGATGAATCTTGGTACACCATTCCTTCAATTAGGGACAGAAACACTGATCCTTGGTGGTTGGTTAATTGGCGGCTTTATTGTCGCAAGTTATGTGTTTAAATGGGAGTAG
- a CDS encoding SDR family NAD(P)-dependent oxidoreductase — MGKFNNKIVLITGGASGMGKRMSELFVEEGAYVIAADINKELLDVVSQHDSIEGKLLNVMSEEDWKKAVEEIIADHGRIDILINNAGIATEKQMDETTIEDWDLMMRINGFGPFAGMKHVLPHMVKQNKGAVVNISSYTAMVGMGVNTYTASKGAVRSISRAASTAYGRFGIRVNTVFPGVIQTPMTENLSESSEVVQRLIMATPLQRLGQADDVARAVLFLASDDASYITGAELVIDGGFSAQ; from the coding sequence ATGGGGAAATTTAATAACAAGATTGTGCTGATTACTGGCGGGGCTTCAGGTATGGGAAAAAGAATGTCTGAGCTTTTTGTTGAAGAAGGAGCTTATGTCATTGCCGCTGATATTAATAAGGAACTGCTTGATGTAGTCAGTCAGCATGATTCCATTGAAGGCAAGTTGTTGAATGTAATGTCTGAGGAAGATTGGAAGAAGGCAGTTGAAGAGATTATCGCTGATCATGGAAGAATCGATATCTTGATCAATAATGCCGGTATTGCAACTGAAAAGCAGATGGACGAAACAACTATTGAAGATTGGGATTTGATGATGCGAATTAATGGTTTTGGTCCATTTGCAGGTATGAAACATGTGCTCCCACATATGGTTAAGCAAAACAAAGGGGCTGTTGTGAATATTTCAAGTTATACTGCTATGGTTGGTATGGGAGTGAATACCTACACTGCTTCAAAAGGTGCCGTTCGTTCCATCTCCCGTGCAGCAAGCACGGCCTATGGCAGATTTGGAATTCGCGTGAATACTGTATTCCCTGGTGTCATCCAAACACCTATGACGGAAAACTTGTCAGAATCCAGCGAGGTTGTACAGCGCCTGATTATGGCCACACCTTTGCAGCGACTGGGACAAGCTGATGACGTGGCACGCGCGGTACTGTTCCTGGCTTCAGATGATGCTTCCTACATCACAGGTGCTGAACTGGTCATTGACGGCGGTTTCTCTGCCCAATAG
- a CDS encoding ABC transporter ATP-binding protein — MNYESIVDVKGLKKQYGSFTAVKGVSFQVEKGEIFGLLGPNGAGKTTTIEMLVGLRKPDEGTALLSGYDVIKEVNKVKEVIGVQLQSTSLFELLKVEEILHLYGSFYPTHVDINELIGDMLLTEKRKDRIKGLSGGQKQRLAIALALIHDPDVIFLDEPTTGLDPQARRTLWDIVLRLKERGKTIILSTHYMDEAHVLCDRIGIMDQGELIALDTPQNLVKKLQSTSSVEFHLSNPPEQDWFMKMDGVEEVSIKDNFVQLYTDDVQVTLTALIHASAEHPFKIEDLQTRSATLEDVFIHMTGRSIRES, encoded by the coding sequence ATGAATTACGAGAGTATAGTCGATGTAAAAGGGTTGAAAAAACAGTATGGCAGCTTTACTGCTGTTAAAGGCGTTTCTTTCCAGGTGGAAAAAGGAGAAATTTTCGGCCTGCTTGGTCCGAATGGAGCTGGCAAAACGACCACGATTGAAATGTTGGTCGGCCTTAGAAAGCCAGACGAAGGAACTGCCTTACTTTCAGGCTACGATGTGATCAAAGAAGTGAACAAAGTCAAAGAGGTAATCGGTGTACAGCTTCAGTCGACCTCCTTGTTTGAATTGTTAAAAGTAGAAGAAATCCTGCATTTGTATGGAAGCTTTTATCCGACTCATGTTGATATCAATGAACTAATAGGCGATATGCTGTTGACAGAGAAGAGGAAGGATCGAATCAAAGGGCTATCGGGCGGACAAAAGCAGCGTCTTGCCATCGCACTTGCGTTAATCCACGATCCGGACGTTATATTCCTTGATGAGCCAACAACAGGACTTGATCCCCAGGCAAGAAGGACTCTATGGGATATCGTCCTCCGTTTAAAAGAGCGAGGAAAAACCATCATCCTCTCGACGCATTACATGGATGAAGCCCATGTGCTCTGTGACCGCATTGGTATCATGGACCAGGGAGAATTGATTGCTCTTGATACACCACAGAATCTAGTTAAAAAGCTTCAGTCCACGAGTTCTGTGGAATTCCATTTGAGCAATCCTCCAGAGCAAGACTGGTTCATGAAGATGGATGGAGTAGAGGAAGTGTCGATCAAAGACAACTTTGTCCAGTTGTATACGGATGATGTTCAAGTCACCTTGACCGCTTTGATACATGCCTCTGCTGAACATCCATTCAAAATTGAAGACTTACAGACACGATCGGCGACATTAGAGGATGTATTCATCCACATGACCGGAAGGAGCATCAGAGAATCATGA
- a CDS encoding PadR family transcriptional regulator yields the protein MSIQIVLLGLLQDQTYHPYEMKKTIIENKWDHLFPVTDGNIYHAIRKLEKHEWVKAEKEEQVNNRPNRTVYSITDEGKTQLSKEIQLVFEQRLKEPRSLYPATLFIHSSNVDEIKENIQSWIIELKEENSVQTEYPAQLPQLIHRHYKESNELYIKWLEDLLKNIKKS from the coding sequence ATGTCAATCCAAATTGTTCTTTTAGGCTTGTTACAGGATCAGACCTATCACCCATATGAAATGAAGAAAACCATCATTGAAAATAAATGGGACCACCTCTTCCCGGTGACGGATGGGAACATTTATCATGCGATCAGAAAGCTTGAAAAGCATGAGTGGGTGAAAGCGGAAAAAGAAGAACAAGTCAATAATCGTCCGAACAGGACTGTCTATTCCATAACGGATGAAGGAAAAACTCAACTGTCAAAAGAAATTCAGCTCGTATTTGAACAAAGGCTGAAGGAGCCCCGCTCACTTTACCCCGCCACCCTTTTCATTCACTCATCTAACGTCGATGAAATAAAGGAAAACATCCAAAGCTGGATCATCGAGCTGAAGGAAGAAAATTCGGTCCAAACCGAATATCCAGCACAGCTTCCCCAATTGATCCACAGGCATTACAAGGAATCGAATGAGCTATATATCAAATGGTTAGAAGACCTTTTGAAAAATATCAAAAAGAGTTAG
- a CDS encoding phytoene desaturase family protein, whose amino-acid sequence MISKDVLIIGGGVSGLSAGIYLQMNGYQTAIYEKHYLPGGVCTGWYKDGFYIDGCIHWLMGTKEGTGYNRMWKELTVLDNVPIYYPEEFLRIKLSNGEDFVIKRDKTIFIEELKRLAPEDENFIDELNQSLNDMAKAEVFFEKPDDIANFLDKLKTFKQLGPSIKVYGKYSKITIGELLESFHSPYLKEVITEIMKMDDFVAISLFTTLNNFFTKNGGIPEGGSLAFAKRLAERYKSLGGELYIRMPVEKIIVDDKHTATGIELQDGTIVEGKRIVSAADGFITYKQFLQDKYMDSKMKKFYQESKPFKPLLICSYGAADKLEDIPHGVSIPLNNGIDIGGGKLEKRLTIRVQNIDHTLNKKKGTVLQVNIFSEWEYWDELYKDRELYDSRKEQLARDVQQAIEEVYPNLIGRIQYIDVATPKTFFHFTNVWNGAFEGWKLTPHNIKMKIPKKITGLTNAYHIGQWTTPGGGIPIAAKDGRNIARILCHEDKKPFLTEQGQ is encoded by the coding sequence ATGATAAGTAAAGATGTGTTGATTATTGGCGGAGGTGTATCAGGACTTTCGGCAGGAATCTACTTGCAGATGAACGGTTATCAAACAGCGATTTATGAAAAGCACTATCTGCCTGGAGGAGTATGCACAGGCTGGTATAAGGATGGCTTTTATATTGATGGGTGCATCCATTGGCTAATGGGGACAAAAGAAGGAACTGGTTATAATCGGATGTGGAAAGAGCTTACAGTACTTGATAATGTGCCAATCTATTATCCTGAAGAATTTTTGAGAATTAAGCTATCAAATGGTGAGGACTTTGTCATCAAACGCGACAAAACTATTTTTATAGAAGAATTAAAAAGACTTGCGCCAGAGGATGAGAACTTTATTGATGAGTTGAATCAATCTTTGAATGATATGGCAAAAGCGGAAGTTTTCTTTGAAAAGCCTGATGATATTGCTAATTTCTTGGATAAGCTGAAAACGTTCAAACAGCTTGGACCTTCAATAAAGGTATATGGAAAGTATTCAAAAATCACGATTGGCGAACTGTTGGAAAGCTTTCATTCCCCTTATCTTAAGGAAGTAATAACTGAAATCATGAAAATGGATGATTTCGTTGCCATTTCGTTATTTACAACCTTAAATAACTTTTTCACAAAGAACGGTGGCATACCAGAAGGAGGTTCTTTGGCTTTTGCGAAAAGACTTGCAGAAAGGTACAAGTCTCTAGGGGGCGAACTTTACATAAGAATGCCGGTTGAAAAAATAATCGTCGATGACAAACATACAGCAACCGGAATTGAACTTCAAGACGGGACCATTGTGGAAGGGAAGAGAATCGTATCTGCAGCTGATGGATTCATTACATATAAACAGTTTTTACAAGATAAGTACATGGATAGTAAAATGAAAAAGTTTTACCAAGAAAGCAAGCCGTTTAAGCCGCTTCTCATTTGCAGCTACGGAGCTGCCGACAAATTGGAAGATATCCCACATGGAGTCAGCATTCCCCTAAACAATGGAATTGATATTGGCGGAGGGAAGCTTGAAAAAAGATTGACAATACGTGTTCAAAACATTGATCACACTCTGAATAAAAAGAAAGGTACAGTCCTTCAGGTTAATATTTTTTCAGAATGGGAGTATTGGGATGAATTGTATAAGGACAGGGAGCTTTATGATAGCAGAAAAGAGCAGTTAGCCAGAGATGTACAACAAGCGATCGAAGAAGTTTATCCGAATCTCATTGGAAGGATCCAATATATTGACGTCGCTACCCCAAAGACATTTTTCCATTTTACCAATGTGTGGAATGGTGCATTTGAGGGTTGGAAACTGACACCTCACAATATAAAAATGAAAATTCCCAAGAAGATTACCGGACTTACAAATGCTTATCATATTGGACAATGGACAACACCAGGTGGCGGAATCCCGATCGCTGCCAAAGACGGCAGAAATATTGCCAGGATACTGTGTCATGAAGATAAAAAGCCATTCTTAACTGAGCAGGGCCAATAG
- a CDS encoding CBO0543 family protein, with protein sequence MTEEQGKRLNEILELQEKVVSLWMDYWKDFSHIGTGPFWVILIMLVVPLIIVYFKIDRTKPFQIAFYGFNIHTWFTYSDAIAMRTGHVYYPYQVIPIMPVNFALDASLVPVTFMLVYQWCINNNKNVLLYGVLTSAFFSFVFKPLMAAFNLIKLGNGMNYFYLFLNYLLILFLAMILTKVFIYLKHHPKTKTN encoded by the coding sequence ATGACCGAGGAACAAGGAAAACGGCTAAATGAGATCCTGGAGTTACAAGAGAAAGTTGTTTCGCTGTGGATGGATTACTGGAAGGATTTTTCACACATTGGCACAGGTCCATTCTGGGTCATTTTGATTATGCTAGTTGTGCCTCTCATTATTGTTTATTTTAAAATTGATAGAACCAAGCCTTTTCAAATTGCGTTTTATGGTTTTAATATACACACTTGGTTTACTTATTCCGATGCAATTGCCATGAGGACTGGTCATGTATATTATCCGTATCAGGTAATCCCCATTATGCCAGTGAATTTTGCCCTGGATGCTTCGCTTGTACCTGTCACCTTCATGTTAGTCTATCAGTGGTGTATCAATAACAATAAAAATGTATTGCTTTACGGTGTTTTAACGAGTGCTTTTTTCTCTTTTGTATTCAAACCTCTAATGGCTGCCTTTAATTTAATTAAACTAGGCAATGGTATGAATTACTTTTATCTCTTTCTCAATTATCTGCTCATCTTATTTTTAGCCATGATCCTAACTAAAGTCTTTATTTACTTAAAACACCATCCAAAAACAAAAACAAACTAA
- a CDS encoding nitroreductase family protein: MMSNSKPVIETMKYRQSIRTYDTKKLSETDYERIKEYIASENNLIGPFGNKGRIELIQITNNVSEKGIKLGTYGFIKNPQVYLVGLCENKTYSLLEFAFTFHKMVIYLTELGLGTCWMGGTFSRNSFEREIQLSEGEFIPCITPSGYPQQKQRVFDKALRYVVKADNKKPWDQLFFDGKFANPLDKTNAEQFEIPIEMVRLGPSASNKQPWRILLSEDRQNCHFYIEHTPNYSTRLGYDMQILDIGIAMAQFELACDELGIKGHWKIADPGLELPNSLTEYMVSWTQD, encoded by the coding sequence ATGATGAGTAATAGTAAACCGGTTATTGAAACAATGAAATATCGGCAATCGATTAGAACATATGATACAAAAAAGCTTTCGGAAACTGATTACGAAAGGATCAAAGAATACATAGCATCTGAAAACAATTTAATAGGACCTTTTGGCAATAAAGGCCGAATTGAGCTTATTCAGATTACCAACAATGTCTCAGAAAAAGGGATCAAGCTTGGCACCTATGGATTTATTAAAAATCCGCAGGTCTATCTGGTCGGTCTTTGTGAAAATAAGACCTACTCCTTGCTGGAATTCGCTTTTACATTTCATAAAATGGTGATTTATTTGACAGAGCTTGGACTGGGAACATGCTGGATGGGAGGCACCTTCAGCAGGAATTCCTTTGAAAGAGAAATTCAGCTTTCAGAAGGAGAGTTCATTCCATGTATCACGCCATCGGGCTATCCTCAACAAAAGCAAAGAGTTTTCGATAAAGCACTGCGTTATGTAGTGAAAGCCGATAATAAAAAACCGTGGGATCAGTTGTTTTTTGACGGGAAATTTGCAAATCCGCTTGATAAAACAAATGCCGAACAATTTGAAATCCCCATCGAGATGGTGAGGCTGGGGCCTTCAGCATCAAACAAACAGCCATGGAGAATTCTATTGTCGGAAGATCGGCAAAACTGCCATTTTTATATTGAACATACCCCAAATTACAGCACAAGGCTGGGATATGATATGCAAATACTCGATATTGGCATTGCGATGGCTCAGTTTGAGCTGGCATGCGATGAACTGGGAATCAAGGGTCACTGGAAAATTGCAGACCCTGGACTAGAATTACCGAACAGTCTGACAGAGTATATGGTTAGCTGGACACAGGATTAA